One segment of Bradyrhizobium sp. CB2312 DNA contains the following:
- a CDS encoding EAL domain-containing protein gives MSAANRQSVESDTRLLNDMPILRRKWQAALEPGETLPRYENVLLGSLGRLADHLVLLRCDNGAFTVSRTGRYVQNWLGDARWDIPLDALRPDCATALTGAASNSIANNHPYLATAHCVQAGMVRTYDVLALPTLSRWAGTLVGVYVNERATEYNLIDAIFCKTDDGVISLSTVRDPAGRPFDFQVVHHNQAAARLLDVEEGNLLWQRLGNSDHLLCSEEVMERLGAAVANEFGDEFELEYGDQSLRLRLSAFGDIVSVVISDVTSFKRRDASFRLLFDSNPMPMWALDAETMDFVRVNDAAVLHYGYARETFLRMKVQEIWPDDERVSYTRALREAGDISQSEHPWRHVRADGTEISALTFGRRLMIEGREGYLVVVVDITERRKAEARIAHMALHDGLTNLANRALHQRWLAEALESANAVGNRVAALCIDLDLFKNVNDSFGHLIGDRLLEQVADRLRSRVAGNNLAARLGGDEFSIILTDDTSPTHVSQFAGDLIRTLSAPYEIDDNEVIIGASVGIALSPGDGASSAELMRNADIALYRAKEDGRGTHRFFEREMDQQVQRRREMELDLRRAFASSEFELYYQPLVEIASDKISGFEALLRWPHPGKGMISPAEFIPLAEEMGLIGPLGEWVLREACKEAVKWPLEIKVAVNLSPVQFRSRNLVQVVISALANSGLAPKRLELEITESVFLAETEANLAILHQLRELGVSISLDDFGTGYSSLSYLRSFPFDKIKIDRSFVKDLAKRSDCGAIVRAISGLGRSLNITTTAEGVETTEQLDWLRAEGCNEVQGFLFSGARPAAEVEQLLFRFGARASRAA, from the coding sequence ATGAGTGCTGCTAACAGGCAATCCGTGGAATCAGATACCAGGCTGCTTAATGACATGCCAATCCTGCGGCGCAAGTGGCAAGCTGCGCTCGAGCCCGGCGAAACCCTTCCCCGCTATGAAAATGTGCTGCTGGGGAGCCTCGGGCGGCTTGCCGATCATCTTGTGCTGCTCAGGTGTGACAATGGCGCGTTTACTGTTTCGCGCACTGGCCGTTATGTGCAGAACTGGTTGGGCGATGCCCGCTGGGACATTCCGCTTGATGCGTTGCGTCCAGACTGCGCGACAGCCCTCACCGGGGCGGCCTCGAATTCGATTGCAAACAACCATCCCTATCTCGCAACCGCTCATTGCGTGCAAGCCGGCATGGTACGGACCTACGACGTGCTGGCGCTGCCGACCTTATCGCGTTGGGCCGGTACGCTGGTCGGCGTCTATGTCAACGAGCGCGCTACAGAATACAATTTGATCGATGCAATCTTTTGCAAGACCGACGATGGCGTTATCTCGCTCTCAACCGTTCGCGATCCCGCAGGCAGGCCATTTGATTTTCAAGTTGTGCACCACAATCAGGCAGCCGCAAGGCTCCTCGATGTGGAAGAGGGCAACCTGTTGTGGCAGCGCCTCGGCAATTCAGACCATCTGCTTTGTTCGGAAGAGGTGATGGAGCGGTTGGGCGCCGCGGTCGCGAATGAATTCGGTGACGAGTTCGAGCTCGAATACGGTGATCAGAGCCTGCGCTTGCGCCTCAGTGCCTTCGGAGACATCGTGTCCGTGGTCATTTCCGACGTTACGTCGTTCAAGCGCCGGGATGCCTCGTTCAGGTTGCTGTTCGACAGTAATCCGATGCCGATGTGGGCGTTAGATGCCGAGACAATGGACTTCGTGAGGGTCAATGACGCGGCAGTGCTGCACTATGGCTATGCTCGCGAGACCTTCCTGCGAATGAAAGTTCAGGAGATCTGGCCAGACGACGAGCGGGTCAGCTATACGCGAGCGCTGCGAGAAGCGGGCGACATCTCTCAGTCTGAACATCCCTGGCGCCATGTCAGGGCTGATGGCACTGAGATTTCTGCGCTGACCTTTGGGCGGCGCCTTATGATCGAGGGACGCGAGGGCTATCTGGTTGTGGTGGTCGACATCACCGAACGGCGCAAGGCCGAGGCCCGCATCGCCCATATGGCACTTCACGACGGGTTGACCAACCTGGCCAACCGCGCACTCCACCAGAGGTGGCTCGCAGAGGCACTCGAAAGCGCTAATGCAGTCGGCAACCGCGTCGCGGCGCTGTGTATCGACCTCGACCTCTTCAAGAACGTCAACGATTCGTTCGGCCACCTCATCGGCGATCGCCTGCTCGAGCAAGTGGCCGACCGGTTGCGGTCCAGGGTGGCCGGCAACAATCTGGCGGCACGGCTCGGCGGCGACGAATTTTCGATCATTCTCACGGATGATACCTCGCCGACGCATGTGAGCCAATTCGCGGGCGACCTGATCAGAACATTGAGTGCGCCATACGAGATTGACGATAACGAGGTCATTATCGGTGCCTCGGTCGGAATCGCGCTGTCACCAGGCGACGGCGCGAGCAGCGCCGAGTTGATGCGTAACGCCGATATCGCGCTCTATCGCGCCAAAGAGGATGGCCGCGGAACGCATCGCTTTTTCGAGCGGGAGATGGATCAGCAGGTGCAGCGACGGCGCGAGATGGAGCTTGATTTGCGCCGCGCCTTTGCCAGCAGCGAGTTCGAGCTATACTATCAGCCCCTGGTCGAGATCGCGAGCGACAAGATCTCAGGTTTTGAAGCGCTTCTGCGCTGGCCGCACCCAGGGAAGGGCATGATCTCGCCGGCCGAATTCATTCCCCTTGCGGAAGAAATGGGGCTGATCGGGCCCCTCGGAGAATGGGTGCTGCGCGAAGCCTGTAAAGAGGCGGTAAAGTGGCCTTTAGAGATCAAGGTCGCGGTCAACCTGTCGCCGGTGCAATTCCGTAGCCGCAATCTGGTTCAGGTGGTGATTTCAGCGCTGGCGAATTCCGGCTTGGCCCCGAAGCGGCTCGAGCTTGAAATCACCGAATCGGTATTTTTGGCGGAGACGGAGGCAAACCTTGCGATCCTGCACCAGCTCCGCGAGCTCGGCGTCTCAATATCGCTGGATGACTTTGGAACGGGCTATTCGAGCCTCAGCTACTTGCGCAGCTTTCCCTTCGACAAGATCAAGATTGATCGCTCTTTTGTCAAGGATCTGGCGAAACGCTCCGATTGCGGGGCCATCGTGCGGGCGATCTCGGGCCTCGGCCGGAGCCTCAACATCACGACGACAGCGGAAGGGGTGGAGACCACGGAGCAGCTCGATTGGCTTCGGGCCGAAGGTTGCAACGAGGTGCAAGGATTCTTGTTCAGCGGTGCCAGGCCGGCCGCCGAAGTGGAGCAGCTCTTGTTTCGCTTTGGCGCAAGGGCGTCCAGGGCGGCGTGA
- a CDS encoding FAD-dependent oxidoreductase — MKSDADIIVVGGGPAGSAAAIHARQSGLTVIVIEADGQPRRRPGETLHSGAASILTARRQRGVRTRYRRSLRIHSSRVEHRPIERSRVDTIGSGQRVSHLQRQIGCCPHRAGGNVERGCAAPLSCTSSHCARPGSGRSRDRLRPSRGVLCDRRLRERQLVSKELPLASRRPIAAPVSSLRILSS; from the coding sequence ATGAAGTCCGACGCTGACATTATAGTGGTCGGCGGGGGGCCGGCCGGATCGGCGGCGGCGATACATGCGCGCCAATCGGGGCTGACCGTCATCGTCATTGAGGCCGACGGTCAGCCGCGGCGTAGACCCGGTGAAACGTTGCATAGCGGCGCCGCTTCGATACTGACAGCTCGGCGTCAGAGAGGCGTTCGAACACGATATCGGCGGTCGCTACGGATCCATTCAAGTCGAGTGGAGCACCGCCCGATCGAGCGATCGAGGGTCGATACCATTGGCAGCGGCCAGCGGGTTTCACATCTTCAGAGACAAATTGGATGCTGTCCTCATAGAGCGGGCGGAAACGTTGAGCGCGGATGTGCGGCGCCCCTGTCGTGCACTTCGTCCCATTGTGCGCGACCAGGAAGTGGTCGGAGTAGAGACCGACTCCGGCCCTCTCGAGGCGTCCTTTGTGATCGACGCCTCCGGGAACGGCAATTGGTTTCGAAAGAGCTACCCCTCGCGAGTAGACGTCCTATCGCCGCGCCTGTTAGCTCGTTACGGATATTGTCGAGTTGA
- a CDS encoding polysaccharide deacetylase family protein, whose translation MTKLRLPRLAFRIGCAGLALLAGTAVTDASSCNRRDALGTARVLAVDAALFPRVGLKNFPETLPLADHEVVLTFDDGPRTPNTDKVLAALAQECARATFFLVGRSSAEFPELVRRMAAQGHTVAHHSWSHPMMSKISFEQAKEDIERGITAVEMALNGVSTKMPSTPFFRFPYFDATPATLDLLLARGIVVFGADLWASDWENITPEQELTILIERLEAAHKGIILLHDAQTRTAAMLPGFLRYLHQNGYRIVHLVPAAAKSAEAPLTSWHHAFPQ comes from the coding sequence ATGACAAAGTTGCGCCTGCCTAGATTAGCATTTCGCATCGGCTGCGCTGGGCTGGCGTTGCTCGCCGGTACTGCCGTGACAGACGCCTCTAGCTGCAATCGGCGGGATGCGCTCGGCACGGCGCGGGTGCTCGCTGTCGATGCCGCACTCTTCCCGCGGGTGGGGCTGAAGAACTTTCCCGAGACGCTTCCTCTGGCGGACCATGAAGTCGTCCTCACCTTCGATGACGGACCGCGGACGCCCAACACAGACAAGGTGCTGGCTGCGCTCGCACAGGAATGCGCGCGAGCCACGTTCTTTCTGGTCGGCCGATCCTCGGCGGAATTTCCCGAGCTCGTGCGGCGTATGGCCGCCCAGGGCCACACCGTAGCGCACCACAGCTGGTCGCATCCGATGATGTCGAAAATCTCGTTCGAGCAGGCGAAAGAGGACATCGAGCGCGGTATCACCGCCGTCGAAATGGCGCTCAACGGTGTGTCCACCAAAATGCCCTCGACACCGTTCTTCCGGTTCCCCTACTTCGACGCGACACCTGCGACGCTCGATCTCTTGCTGGCGCGCGGAATTGTCGTGTTCGGCGCTGACCTTTGGGCGAGCGATTGGGAGAACATAACTCCAGAGCAGGAGCTCACAATCCTGATCGAGCGGCTCGAGGCCGCTCATAAGGGCATCATTCTGCTGCATGATGCGCAGACGCGGACGGCGGCCATGCTGCCTGGGTTCCTGCGCTACCTGCATCAGAACGGGTATCGGATCGTGCATCTGGTGCCGGCTGCCGCCAAGAGCGCTGAAGCCCCATTGACGTCTTGGCACCACGCCTTCCCGCAGTGA
- a CDS encoding S1/P1 nuclease produces the protein MHAVWSDVKLAADKLLDAITDEQIAEWNASDPHAWANESFAISEAAETGYCTFHGKSCDPPDGGSVTIDGAYLAKSDVIIRERLQKAGIRLAHLLDSVLAD, from the coding sequence GTGCACGCGGTTTGGTCGGATGTGAAGCTTGCGGCCGACAAGCTGCTCGACGCCATCACGGACGAGCAAATCGCCGAGTGGAATGCGTCCGATCCTCACGCCTGGGCGAATGAATCATTCGCCATCAGCGAGGCAGCCGAAACCGGCTATTGCACCTTCCATGGGAAATCCTGCGATCCACCAGACGGGGGCAGCGTGACGATCGATGGGGCGTATCTGGCGAAGAGCGACGTCATCATCCGGGAGCGCTTGCAAAAGGCGGGCATACGCCTTGCACATCTGCTCGATAGTGTTCTTGCAGATTGA
- a CDS encoding radical SAM protein produces MRKRTRSRIEEFGYTLAFADTGDIGFYSNEAAPLINAEAEQQEFEPFRLDTVPIGDSFRLSAPLIVWFEITRYCNLPCLHCYVEAGPKRTNELSTSEIYEILNQLKAKGVFSIVFCGGEPFAHPDFMSIVKYAHDLGFVISIATNGTYLSQSVIDEIPREECVVSVSLDGTESHKKMRHLSTYEETIEKLKLLKKNGIRSAVMTTLTNSNLAELEEIFEFTSQQDLFFGVTPFSPVGRGKRFPHLTPNGNVAQSASPLYFRNYLDRIEKMQRIGLCVQKFLSFSYRLSHAIQREFCGISLAYIASDGEVYPCSVCMSAKKYSAGTLREASFAELWDTSFKDIRAVSFNDFKGCASCDIGSAKHACAGRCPVMSEIYTGDPLLCGASDFLKQANRSNGARIAAHLRSAETGDG; encoded by the coding sequence ATGCGCAAACGAACGCGGTCGCGCATCGAGGAATTCGGCTACACACTCGCGTTTGCGGACACTGGCGATATTGGTTTCTATTCAAACGAGGCTGCCCCTCTGATCAACGCAGAGGCGGAGCAGCAAGAGTTTGAACCCTTTAGATTAGATACAGTCCCGATTGGCGACAGCTTCCGTCTGTCAGCTCCGCTGATCGTGTGGTTCGAAATCACGCGGTACTGCAATCTTCCGTGTCTGCACTGCTACGTGGAAGCCGGTCCGAAAAGAACAAACGAGCTGAGCACTTCCGAAATCTATGAGATACTTAATCAACTGAAGGCGAAGGGCGTCTTCTCGATCGTGTTCTGCGGAGGTGAGCCCTTTGCTCATCCCGATTTCATGTCCATCGTCAAATATGCTCACGATCTCGGCTTCGTCATTTCGATTGCTACCAACGGCACTTACCTCTCTCAATCGGTCATTGATGAAATTCCACGTGAGGAGTGCGTTGTCAGCGTGAGCCTGGACGGGACCGAATCGCACAAGAAGATGCGGCATCTGTCAACTTATGAGGAAACGATCGAAAAGCTGAAACTACTCAAGAAGAACGGGATCCGCTCAGCCGTAATGACGACTTTGACGAATTCCAATCTCGCTGAACTGGAGGAGATTTTCGAGTTCACTTCGCAGCAGGATCTGTTTTTCGGAGTGACGCCTTTTAGCCCTGTCGGGCGAGGAAAGCGGTTTCCCCATCTGACACCAAATGGCAATGTCGCACAAAGTGCCTCGCCTCTCTACTTTAGAAACTACCTCGATCGGATCGAAAAGATGCAGAGGATTGGCCTTTGCGTTCAAAAGTTTCTGTCCTTCTCGTATAGGCTTTCGCACGCCATACAGCGGGAGTTTTGTGGCATCTCGCTCGCGTATATTGCATCGGACGGCGAGGTTTACCCGTGCTCGGTCTGCATGTCCGCCAAGAAATACTCTGCAGGGACCTTGCGAGAAGCGAGCTTTGCCGAACTCTGGGACACATCCTTCAAGGACATCAGGGCTGTATCCTTCAACGACTTCAAGGGTTGCGCCAGCTGCGACATTGGGAGCGCCAAACACGCTTGCGCTGGCAGATGCCCGGTTATGTCCGAGATCTACACCGGTGATCCATTGTTGTGCGGTGCGTCAGATTTCCTGAAGCAGGCCAATAGGTCAAACGGCGCGAGGATTGCAGCCCATCTCCGGTCGGCTGAGACCGGCGATGGCTAG
- a CDS encoding NAD(P)-dependent oxidoreductase — protein MLLLPHEIKTLVQDRYDVLVEAKAAASLGISDEAYAEAGARIVTSLEAWQANLVLKYKAPLPEEYRFFRKGSHLAAFMHAEGNPALMKALKTSQLTAYALEFISRAGAYPASVSDSDIAGRMAVIYAAYHLQSHLGGRGLLMGAAPNGPFPRVVIIGAGNVGRAAAQTAIALGAQVTIFVRNATKIAQIEQEFGRRVRCLLNRRGVLREEVKKADVLIGAILISTFDTPAMVDERMVSTMKPGSVIVDVTCGYGKGYLPSFKSTTSHRAPARLINSVLHIKIDHLPASVPVTASKATSERVIRYVRKLADVCLRGGRSRMIELCMIAKAGELVHPELIRHDALETRMPIA, from the coding sequence GTGCTCCTGCTGCCACACGAAATCAAAACGTTGGTCCAGGATAGATACGATGTTCTGGTCGAGGCCAAGGCTGCGGCATCGCTTGGAATATCCGACGAAGCTTACGCGGAGGCTGGGGCGCGCATCGTAACATCGCTCGAGGCATGGCAAGCTAATCTCGTCCTCAAGTATAAGGCCCCTCTACCCGAAGAATATAGATTCTTCCGCAAGGGGTCCCATCTGGCCGCATTCATGCATGCAGAGGGAAACCCTGCGCTAATGAAGGCACTAAAGACCTCGCAGCTCACCGCGTACGCTCTCGAGTTTATTTCGCGCGCGGGCGCCTATCCGGCTTCGGTGTCGGATTCCGATATTGCCGGTCGGATGGCCGTGATCTATGCCGCGTACCATTTACAGTCTCATCTCGGCGGCCGAGGATTGCTGATGGGCGCAGCGCCGAACGGGCCTTTTCCTCGGGTGGTCATTATAGGCGCTGGAAATGTCGGGCGCGCAGCGGCGCAAACGGCGATCGCATTGGGCGCTCAGGTGACAATCTTCGTGCGCAACGCCACCAAGATAGCGCAAATTGAGCAGGAGTTCGGTAGGCGCGTGAGATGTCTGCTCAATCGCCGAGGTGTCCTGCGTGAGGAAGTCAAGAAGGCTGACGTACTGATAGGCGCAATCCTGATTTCCACCTTCGATACGCCCGCGATGGTGGACGAACGCATGGTGTCCACCATGAAACCTGGGTCGGTGATCGTGGACGTCACTTGCGGCTACGGGAAGGGATACTTGCCGTCCTTTAAGAGCACAACAAGCCATCGCGCTCCAGCGCGGCTCATAAACAGCGTCTTGCACATCAAGATCGATCATCTGCCTGCATCGGTACCGGTAACAGCATCTAAAGCGACATCCGAGCGTGTGATCAGATATGTCCGCAAGTTGGCCGATGTCTGCTTGCGCGGCGGTCGGTCAAGAATGATCGAACTATGCATGATAGCCAAGGCCGGCGAGCTCGTTCATCCAGAGCTCATTCGGCATGATGCCTTAGAAACGCGAATGCCAATCGCCTAA
- a CDS encoding tyrosinase family protein: MPRMPLEEFVETASLLDSLRRGVREMKKRKPSDPLSWFFQAAIHGVQLDPTDLGYKYYKAALDQDPGVAQVDQKYWNQCPHFGQHSADFLPWHRAYTFHFEQILREHTGDSNFSLPYWNYGPRTNRKFPKAFGVQHLDGNPGNDADENINPLFMKERDFYLTYYEHPLIPNMPLLELSDAVVDNTSALATDIFFGTTEDTGIGGGIADNNPGTRGLLESRPHDNIHRVVGGIIPGAAVGHDQNGHEIEVDALGAMAQPPTAGFDPIFPVHHTNIDWIWTQWSVMPGKKWGTLPDASWFMERPWFFFDAKGNCINEPRKSYFDHRALGVKFKYEDLSSMPFPYPPFPRR, encoded by the coding sequence ATGCCGCGCATGCCCCTCGAAGAATTCGTCGAGACCGCGAGCCTGCTCGACTCCTTGAGACGCGGCGTCAGGGAGATGAAGAAAAGGAAACCGTCCGATCCATTGAGTTGGTTCTTTCAAGCCGCGATCCACGGCGTCCAGCTGGATCCTACGGACCTAGGTTACAAATACTACAAGGCGGCCTTGGACCAGGATCCTGGAGTGGCGCAGGTCGATCAGAAGTACTGGAACCAATGTCCTCACTTCGGGCAGCATTCCGCCGACTTCCTACCGTGGCACCGGGCCTACACGTTCCACTTCGAACAAATTCTGCGGGAGCATACCGGCGACAGCAACTTTTCGCTTCCCTATTGGAATTATGGCCCGAGAACGAACCGGAAATTTCCGAAGGCGTTTGGAGTACAGCATCTGGACGGCAATCCCGGCAACGACGCCGATGAGAACATAAACCCACTATTCATGAAGGAACGCGACTTCTACCTGACCTACTACGAACATCCCCTAATACCGAACATGCCGCTGCTGGAGCTGTCCGACGCTGTCGTCGACAACACTTCTGCTCTGGCCACGGACATCTTCTTCGGTACCACAGAGGATACCGGTATCGGAGGGGGAATAGCGGACAACAACCCTGGAACGCGGGGACTGCTCGAGAGCCGGCCTCACGACAACATTCATCGTGTTGTCGGGGGAATCATTCCCGGAGCTGCGGTTGGCCATGACCAGAATGGCCATGAGATAGAGGTCGATGCGCTTGGCGCCATGGCGCAACCGCCGACCGCGGGCTTCGATCCGATCTTTCCGGTGCATCATACCAATATCGATTGGATATGGACTCAATGGAGCGTCATGCCAGGCAAGAAGTGGGGTACCCTTCCAGACGCCTCTTGGTTCATGGAGAGGCCATGGTTCTTCTTCGATGCGAAGGGAAACTGCATCAACGAACCGCGGAAATCATACTTCGATCACCGAGCGCTCGGAGTGAAGTTCAAGTACGAAGACCTGTCCAGCATGCCCTTCCCTTACCCTCCTTTCCCGCGGCGCTAG
- a CDS encoding NEL-type E3 ubiquitin ligase domain-containing protein, protein MANELASLPAALPSRLRSLTVDGNQLTDLPALPATIEEFSACNNQLTRLPELPARLRRLDVSENQLTSLPDLPARLRYLDAGDNQLTSLPDIPARLRYLDVSENRLTNLPETLPVSLEMLGASNNQLTGLPATVLTQLGSASSIDLRSNPIPAPVLTDLATATRGADYAGPQVFLSMSLQPMEYQSRPLHEVVADWLANQPGAVDAWQGFAAEPGAQDFALFLERLAGTVNYGHQAFRDQVAENLLEAAMRPRLRKQFFELANGATASCEDRITLTWNGMQTARLNADVKDGLYDNRLDQLLQHGRVMFRLGALDDIARETVSSLRRADPQVNIDEIEVYLAYQTQLRDRLELRHIAPDMRFLNLSDVTPEDVARAETSVREQEATGLEDFLATSWEPWDTVVRRIAPDDHAAMQDRLADALEDEFPTRLNERLAEHGLTDDVDARRVVGAQILSEIAREIKGELMHKVLREHGLEPRSMR, encoded by the coding sequence ATGGCCAACGAGCTGGCCAGCCTGCCGGCAGCGCTGCCGTCCAGGCTCCGCAGCTTGACCGTCGATGGCAACCAACTGACCGATCTGCCCGCCCTTCCGGCAACGATCGAGGAGTTCTCCGCCTGCAATAACCAGCTGACCCGTCTGCCCGAGCTTCCTGCCAGGCTCCGCCGCCTGGATGTCAGCGAAAATCAGCTGACGAGCCTGCCCGATCTTCCGGCAAGGCTGCGGTACCTGGACGCAGGCGACAACCAGCTGACAAGCCTGCCCGACATTCCGGCCAGACTTCGATACCTGGACGTCAGCGAAAATCGGCTGACCAATCTGCCCGAGACACTCCCCGTCAGCCTTGAAATGCTCGGCGCCAGTAACAACCAGCTGACCGGCCTGCCCGCGACCGTGCTGACGCAGCTCGGCAGCGCGTCCAGCATCGACCTGCGGTCTAATCCGATACCGGCCCCGGTGCTGACCGATTTGGCGACAGCCACGCGCGGCGCGGACTATGCCGGCCCGCAGGTCTTCCTGTCGATGTCGCTACAACCGATGGAATACCAGTCGCGGCCCCTGCACGAGGTTGTCGCGGACTGGCTCGCGAACCAGCCTGGCGCAGTGGACGCGTGGCAGGGCTTCGCCGCAGAGCCGGGTGCGCAGGACTTCGCTCTGTTTCTCGAAAGACTTGCGGGCACCGTAAACTATGGTCATCAGGCGTTCCGCGACCAGGTGGCCGAGAATCTGCTAGAGGCCGCGATGAGGCCGCGACTGCGCAAGCAGTTTTTCGAGCTGGCTAATGGAGCGACTGCGTCCTGCGAGGATCGTATCACTTTGACCTGGAACGGCATGCAGACCGCACGCCTGAACGCTGATGTCAAAGATGGGCTCTATGACAATCGGCTCGACCAACTGCTCCAACATGGCCGTGTCATGTTTCGTTTGGGGGCGCTTGACGACATCGCACGCGAGACGGTCAGCTCGCTTCGGCGTGCCGACCCGCAGGTCAATATCGACGAGATCGAGGTCTATCTTGCCTATCAGACCCAGCTACGGGATCGGCTGGAACTGCGTCACATCGCCCCGGATATGCGCTTCTTGAATCTCTCTGACGTCACTCCGGAGGACGTTGCCAGGGCTGAGACGTCGGTGCGGGAACAGGAAGCGACGGGTTTGGAGGATTTTCTAGCAACGAGCTGGGAGCCTTGGGATACGGTGGTGAGGCGAATCGCCCCCGATGATCATGCCGCTATGCAGGACCGGCTTGCCGATGCGCTGGAAGATGAGTTTCCGACGCGCTTGAACGAGCGGCTCGCGGAGCATGGCCTGACGGATGATGTCGATGCCCGGCGGGTGGTCGGAGCACAGATCCTCAGCGAAATCGCACGTGAGATCAAGGGCGAGCTGATGCACAAGGTTCTCCGGGAGCACGGCCTCGAGCCCAGATCGATGCGATAG
- the speD gene encoding adenosylmethionine decarboxylase gives MIQARRSHGTHLLIDLWGARHLEDADRIRETMINAALRAGAKLLHVHLHKFEPHGGVTGVALLAESHISIHTWPESSYAALDVFMCGSAEPEQTIPIIKATFTPRQTIVLQAIRGTDGGGSSMIETASFAHCDGLRTAPTTAQARG, from the coding sequence ATGATCCAAGCCCGCCGGTCCCACGGCACTCACCTGCTGATCGATCTGTGGGGAGCACGTCATTTGGAAGACGCCGATCGCATCAGAGAAACGATGATCAACGCTGCGTTGCGGGCTGGAGCAAAACTGCTGCATGTGCATCTGCACAAATTCGAGCCCCACGGGGGTGTCACTGGTGTCGCGCTGCTAGCCGAAAGCCATATCAGTATTCATACCTGGCCAGAAAGCAGTTACGCAGCGCTAGATGTGTTTATGTGCGGCAGCGCCGAGCCCGAGCAAACAATACCGATCATCAAAGCCACGTTCACTCCGCGACAAACGATTGTTCTACAGGCAATCCGAGGCACTGATGGTGGCGGCTCATCGATGATTGAGACTGCAAGCTTTGCACATTGCGACGGTCTGAGAACCGCGCCAACGACCGCGCAGGCCCGAGGTTGA
- a CDS encoding class I SAM-dependent methyltransferase: MSSNVGALGKAGSGPIGGNHALPIGYRERSAFYDCEFGSFPDEVEFIASVGQMRGGNVLEVPCACGRLTLPLSRRVERITAVDRDPKMLLQLQRRLAARGGIENVKTVLEDMRFLKLSAMFDLIVCPRECFQLLGSETEALDALSSFKRHMSKRGCLVLDLATFARSSEPTEDGPEYFAAGLGDNELIAEWERGLDDGSLLRRSRSQRLRSNQLLELTFFYTLVNGALTEEFVSTVELRIYSLCQMSALLQAAGFRMVEAYGNYRRVPVSENSARLLIVAEAT, encoded by the coding sequence ATGAGCTCTAACGTTGGTGCTTTGGGTAAAGCAGGCTCGGGTCCAATAGGCGGAAATCACGCCCTTCCAATCGGCTATAGGGAGAGAAGTGCATTCTACGATTGTGAATTTGGCTCGTTCCCGGATGAAGTCGAGTTCATCGCCTCTGTGGGGCAAATGCGGGGGGGAAATGTCCTCGAGGTGCCGTGCGCTTGCGGCAGATTGACGCTCCCACTTTCGCGTCGCGTCGAGCGCATCACTGCGGTCGACCGTGACCCGAAAATGCTTCTGCAGCTGCAAAGGCGTTTGGCGGCACGCGGCGGAATCGAGAACGTAAAGACTGTTCTTGAGGACATGCGGTTTCTCAAGCTTTCCGCCATGTTCGACCTCATTGTGTGTCCGCGCGAGTGTTTTCAGCTTCTCGGCAGCGAGACCGAGGCACTGGACGCCTTATCATCATTCAAGCGGCACATGTCGAAGCGAGGGTGCCTGGTTCTAGATCTCGCGACGTTCGCCCGCTCGAGCGAACCTACGGAGGATGGGCCTGAATACTTCGCGGCCGGACTCGGTGACAACGAACTCATCGCTGAGTGGGAAAGAGGCCTGGACGATGGTAGCCTCCTCAGGCGATCGCGATCCCAACGCCTCCGTTCAAATCAGCTGCTTGAGCTAACGTTCTTCTACACTCTCGTAAATGGCGCGTTGACTGAAGAGTTTGTCTCGACGGTCGAGTTAAGGATCTACTCGCTTTGCCAGATGTCCGCCCTGCTGCAAGCCGCTGGGTTTCGGATGGTTGAAGCATATGGCAATTACAGGCGGGTGCCCGTCAGCGAAAACTCTGCCCGCCTGCTCATCGTGGCGGAAGCTACGTGA